Proteins encoded within one genomic window of Triticum aestivum cultivar Chinese Spring chromosome 2D, IWGSC CS RefSeq v2.1, whole genome shotgun sequence:
- the LOC123053832 gene encoding AP2-like ethylene-responsive transcription factor BBM2 — protein MASANNWLGFSLSGQGNHPQPHQNGSPAAAAIDGDFYGLQGQTAPDAHLGMSGLRADANYGVMDAFNGGTQETQDWAMRGLDYHGGSSELSMLVGSSGGRMTVDDGEAPKLEDFLGGNSFSDVQDHAGSYLFSSGSAMGSGAASGSHGVDGRGGSTIELSMIKTWLRNDNNQAQHDQEMSADASATSYACSGAPGSTGNGVGVASSRGQGLALSMSMGSNSHPQMPVVPAAVGTESTSSENKRVDSPSAGTADAVQRKSIDTFGQRTSIYRGVTRHRWTGRYEAHLWDNSCRREGQTRKGKQVYLGGYDKEDKAARAYDLAALKYWGTTTTTNIPISTYEKEIEEMKHMTRQEYIAYLRRNSSGFSRGASKYRGVTRHHQQGRWQARIGRVAGNKDLYLGTFTTEEEAAEAYDIAAIKFRGLNAVTNFEMSRYDVKSILEGSTLPVGGAARRLKEAAELAEAGVWRAEDGSIVSHLQADAMAGYHHGWPTSIAFGSHQQQQSAAQLALHYPYGVGGQARGWCKPEQDAVIAAGHGGQDMQELHLGSGGSTHNFFQPASRTAVYGNGGGGAWYQGLGGNAYMMPVGTVVDADQGHSGSTATTEEGRLVGYGAEAGVDPYAAMRRAYELSQGSSSVSVAKVADGYSNNWSSPFNGMG, from the exons ATGGCTTCGGCGAACAACTGGCTCGGCTTCTCGCTCTCCGGCCAAGGGAACCACCCACAGCCCCACCAGAACggctcacccgccgccgccgccatcgacggcgaCTTCTATGGCCTGCAAGGCCAGACGGCGCCGGATGCGCACCTCGGCATGTCCGGCCTCCGGGCCGACGCCAACTACGGCGTCATGGATGCCTTCAACGGAGGCACCCAGGAAACCCAAG ATTGGGCAATGAGGGGTTTGGACTACCACGGCGGCTCCTCCGAGCTGTCGATGCTAGTCGGCTCGAGCGGCGGGAGgatgacggtggacgacggcgaggcgccCAAGCTGGAGGACTTCCTCGGCGGCAACTCCTTCTCCGACGTCCAGGACCACGCCGGCAGCTACCTGTTCTCGTCCGGAAGCGCGATGGGCAGCGGCGCCGCGTCTGGTTCGCACGGCGTAGACGGCCGTGGCGGCAGCACCATAGAGCTGTCCATGATCAAGACATGGCTCCGGAACGACAATAACCAGGCGCAGCATGACCAGGAGATGAGCGCCGACGCGAGCGCGACCAGCTATGCGTGCTCCGGCGCGCCAGGGAGCACCGGCAACGGCGTGGGCGTGGCGAGCTCGCGTGGGCAGGGCCTAGCGCTCTCGATGAGCATGGGGTCCAACTCGCACCCGCAGATGCCGGTGGTCCCGGCGGCGGTGGGGACGGAGAGCACATCGTCGGAGAACAAGCGGGTGGATTCGCCGAGCGCCGGCACGGCAGACGCCGTCCAGAGGAAATCCATCGACACCTTCGGCCAAAGGACCTCGATCTACCGAGGTGTAACAAG GCATAGATGGACAGGGCGGTATGAGGCGCATCTCTGGGACAATAGTTGCAGGAGAGAGGGGCAAACTCGCAAGGGGAAACAAG TTTATCTGG GCGGTTATGACAAAGAAGATAAGGCAGCTAGGGCTTATGATTTGGCAGCTCTAAAATATTGGGGCACAACCACAACAACAAATATCCCA ATAAGTACTTATGAGAAGGAGATAGAGGAAATGAAACATATGACCAGGCAGGAGTACATTGCATATCTTAGGAG GAATAGTAGTGGTTTTTCTCGTGGCGCGTCAAAATATCGCGGTGTAACCAG GCATCATCAGCAAGGAAGATGGCAAGCAAGGATAGGGAGAGTCGCGGGCAACAAGGATCTCTACCTCGGCACCTTCA CGACCGAGGAGGAGGCCGCGGAGGCGTACGACATCGCCGCCATCAAGTTCCGGGGCCTCAACGCCGTCACCAACTTCGAGATGAGCCGCTACGACGTCAAGAGCATCCTGGAGGGCAGCACGCTGCCGGTcggcggcgcggccaggcgcctCAAGGAGGCGGCCGAGCTCGCCGAGGCCGGCGTGTGGCGGGCGGAGGACGGCAGCATCGTCTCGCACCTGCAGGCCGACGCCATGGCGGGGTACCACCACGGCTGGCCCACGTCCATCGCGTTCGGCAGCCACCAGCAGCAGCAGTCCGCGGCGCAGCTCGCCCTGCACTACCCGTACGGCGTTGGCGGGCAGGCCCGCGGGTGGTGTAAGCCGGAGCAGGACGCGGTGATCGCGGCCGGGCACGGCGGGCAGGACATGCAGGAGCTGCACCTGGGGAGCGGCGGCAGCACCCAcaacttcttccagccggcgtcgAGGACCGCAGTTTACGgcaacggcggtggcggcgccTGGTACCAAGGCCTCGGAGGCAACGCGTACATGATGCCGGTGGGCACGGTGGTGGACGCCGACCAGGGGCACAGCGGCAGCACGGCGACTACGGAGGAGGGGAGGCTCGTGGGGTACGGCGCCGAGGCTGGCGTCGACCCGTACGCGGCCATGAGGCGCGCCTACGAGCTCTCCCAGGGCTCGTCGTCGGTGAGCGTCGCCAAGGTGGCGGACGGCTACTCCAACAACTGGAGCTCGCCGTTCAATGGCATGGGGTGA